The nucleotide sequence AGTTATTCTGTTTCTGATGTGTTGGGCAGCGAGGCCGATGACGTGCTGGAGCAGCTAAGAAACACCACCGACTGGCGGCAATTGGTGGCTGTTGTAGAGAGGTTCTTACTGAAGAAGCTATCGCACCATAAACAGGCTGAACCATTCGACAGGGCCATTTCGGCACTGCTACTTCATAACGGCAACCTACCGATTGACGATGTGGCGGCAACCGCCTGCCTGAGCTTAAAACAATTTGAGCGAAAATGTAAAGAGCGAATTGGGTTGCCGCCAAAGTTGTTTGCCAGGCTCATCCGGTTTTCTAATGCATACCGCATCAGAGAAACAAACCCGCAGCTAAGCTGGTCCGCCATTTGTTATGAAAGTGGTTATTTCGATCAGATGCACCTGATACGGGATTTTAAAGAATTTGCCGGGGTAACACCAAAAACCATTACCAACGACCTCAACAATACGCCTTATCGCCTGCAGGCGAACATTCAGCTGTAGAATGTCTTTTTTGTACTATTTCTATCCTACCGGTCAGGGATAATTTTGGTGCAAAAAACACAAAGACATGAAACAACTGATTTTATGCTGCTTTCTACTAGCAGGCAGCTTCCTGGCCAACGCCCAGAACCGGGCAACCGATGAAACACAAATCAATGAGCAGATCGATGCCATGATTGCGGACTGGAACCGCCACAACTTCGACAACATAACCAGTTACACTACGCCGGATTTCGACTGGGTGAACATAGTTGGTCATTTGTGGCGGGGACAGAAGGAAAATAAGTTTGGGCTTGAGACGTTTCACAAATCCTTTTTCAAAAACACTCCGCAGACAAAGTCCCAAACGCAGATTCGCTTCGTGAAAGACGATATAGCTATCGTTCATCTTTTCTGGAGCGTAGGCGCTTTTTATCCGCCCGATGGCGTGGATAGAGGCACGAATAAAATGGGTGACGACCATGAATTAGCAACCCTTGTTATGCTAAAGCAAAATGGCAAGTGGTTAATTACGGCAGGCCATAATATAGTCATCAATGAAGAGGCAGCAAGGGGCAATCCAGTTAACTACATGCCTAAAAACTAATGGTCTGGTTAACCGGGTGCCTTGTAGCAGGCAGGTAATATTGACTTTGTGACTCACGGCCCTCCCGCCCAAAACACGGGCGGGAGGTAGCACCTTATACTTACCCAAAACGAATTCTTGACTTCTGTATTGACTGGAATAATTTTAGAGTAAAAATCTGTAGTTACAGGTCATGCTACTCCATAAATAACCGTTGGCTAAAAATCCATTGCGGTACAATTAGCAGATAGTGATTGACTAAAAATACTATTCATAGCTTATCGGCAGTTTCCTGAAATGCATTGAAAAAAGTCACGTAGAACTGGCACCACGTCGCCCTCATTTTATCCGTAAACGTTTATGCGCTTCCCACACCTGGTAAAAACAGGACCTTACCTACTCCTGAGGAGCTTTATGTTTGTCTGGCTGACTTATTCTTCCTGCATTGGGCAAAATAACCCAACAAGACCCAATGGTGCAGTGCTGGATGTAGGCGTCCGGCTTCAGAAGACTATCAATCTCTACGCCGAAAATGGCATCACCGTCCAGTATACCAACCCTAAACTGGTTAGCCGACGGCTGTATGTAGGACTGAGCTACGTGACATCCCGATTAGGTACGGCCCTCCGCTCCAACGCCATTAAACAAGATAATTTTTTAGTCCACGCGGCCTACTACTTCCGGCCGAACTGGTTAGTTCGTCCCATGGCTAAAGTGAACGTAGGCTATTTCAAAGCCGATTATGGCGACGCCATGTTCAACGTTCTGCCCAGAACCTCGCTGTTGGCTTCGCCCGAACTGGGCCTTTGTTACTGCCCCGACATTCCGCTCAAAATCAACGCATCGGTTGGCTACAATTTGCTGACCGGCAATGGCGTGACTGGTCCGGGTACGCTTTACCCGGTGTTCGTGCAGACGAGTATTACCTGGAATATCCTGAAAAAAACCACTAACTAAAATGAAAACAATTGGTATCCTGCTGGTTATGCTCGTCGGCGTGGCCTGCTCATCGGAGCCCACTATTACGAAAGATATGCTCGATGGGGGAACGTTGTTTGACCCCTCGATTTACAAGCCGGAAAATTACCTGGTCTCAAAAGCAATTCCGAACCCAACTCCTGAGCA is from Spirosoma taeanense and encodes:
- a CDS encoding helix-turn-helix domain-containing protein — protein: MEIKTYIPTNALQAYVQSIMIFGLTTEQTSSRPINPFPPTPQHSLFFYLRDPIQTLSSTNDLTVSPSALLVGPQLTRVDIQMGHQHLMIHVGFKPGGLHQLIGVPMHQLIDKSYSVSDVLGSEADDVLEQLRNTTDWRQLVAVVERFLLKKLSHHKQAEPFDRAISALLLHNGNLPIDDVAATACLSLKQFERKCKERIGLPPKLFARLIRFSNAYRIRETNPQLSWSAICYESGYFDQMHLIRDFKEFAGVTPKTITNDLNNTPYRLQANIQL
- a CDS encoding SgcJ/EcaC family oxidoreductase, translated to MKQLILCCFLLAGSFLANAQNRATDETQINEQIDAMIADWNRHNFDNITSYTTPDFDWVNIVGHLWRGQKENKFGLETFHKSFFKNTPQTKSQTQIRFVKDDIAIVHLFWSVGAFYPPDGVDRGTNKMGDDHELATLVMLKQNGKWLITAGHNIVINEEAARGNPVNYMPKN